A section of the Candidatus Latescibacterota bacterium genome encodes:
- a CDS encoding HD domain-containing protein, with amino-acid sequence MHDPNDRSGRRPGEDGGSLGVLTEDRRQVERRIDAAVADLAEPDLAVPPPAPDSLPRESPSPGRPSPRAGNLRARLEEVNKELWILLTLLVLAGAINLLLTGRQMLLGLYTLPTLYSAYHFGRRHAVLTAVASAFLVALMARLNPALFAETPSSLAVSGETLQLLAWGGILVLTAYAMGTLHEKHARRMVELRETYQGLLLILRQFVAKDTFTENHSYRVSVYGANIAMQMGLPAHRVEDLRAAALLHDIGKLELSRELLYKASKLTADEYEEMKTHLDRGVDFLQPVGGSLQRVIPIILAHHDRFDGSGYRPTKEQEIPLEARIIAVADVFDSLTSDRPYRKAMSPFEAKEIIEKGAGSDFDPAVVTAFRAAFQRGLMEVPHVVV; translated from the coding sequence ATGCACGATCCCAACGATCGATCGGGCCGTCGACCCGGCGAGGACGGCGGAAGCCTGGGCGTCCTCACCGAGGATCGGCGCCAGGTCGAGCGCCGGATCGACGCGGCCGTGGCGGACCTCGCCGAGCCCGACCTTGCCGTCCCGCCGCCTGCTCCGGACAGCCTCCCGCGCGAGTCCCCGAGCCCCGGGCGCCCGTCGCCGCGCGCGGGCAACCTGCGCGCGCGTCTGGAAGAAGTGAACAAGGAGCTCTGGATCCTGCTCACCCTGCTGGTGCTGGCGGGCGCGATCAATCTGCTGCTCACCGGACGGCAGATGCTCCTCGGCCTCTACACCCTGCCCACGCTCTACTCGGCGTATCACTTCGGCCGACGCCACGCGGTGCTGACGGCGGTGGCGAGCGCCTTCCTCGTCGCGCTGATGGCGCGCCTCAACCCGGCGCTCTTCGCCGAGACGCCCAGCTCGCTGGCCGTGAGCGGGGAGACCCTGCAGCTCCTGGCCTGGGGCGGGATCCTGGTGCTCACCGCCTACGCCATGGGCACGCTGCACGAGAAGCACGCGCGGCGCATGGTCGAGCTGCGCGAGACCTACCAGGGCCTGCTGCTCATCCTGCGGCAGTTCGTCGCCAAGGACACCTTCACGGAGAACCACAGCTACAGGGTCTCCGTCTACGGCGCGAACATCGCCATGCAGATGGGCCTGCCGGCGCATCGCGTGGAGGATCTGCGCGCGGCCGCGCTGCTGCACGACATCGGCAAGCTGGAGCTGAGCCGCGAGCTGCTCTACAAGGCCAGCAAGCTCACGGCGGACGAGTACGAGGAGATGAAAACCCACCTCGACCGCGGCGTGGACTTCCTCCAGCCGGTGGGGGGCTCGCTGCAGCGGGTGATTCCCATCATCCTGGCGCATCACGACCGCTTCGATGGATCGGGCTACCGGCCGACGAAGGAGCAGGAGATCCCGCTGGAGGCGCGGATCATCGCGGTGGCGGATGTCTTCGACTCGCTCACCAGCGACCGGCCCTACCGCAAGGCGATGTCGCCCTTCGAGGCGAAGGAGATCATCGAGAAGGGCGCGGGCAGCGACTTCGACCCCGCCGTGGTGACGGCCTTCCGCGCCGCCTTCCAGCGCGGCCTCATGGAAGTGCCGCACGTGGTCGTCTAG